From a single Eremothecium sinecaudum strain ATCC 58844 chromosome III, complete sequence genomic region:
- the MSS1 gene encoding Mss1p (Syntenic homolog of Ashbya gossypii ABR063C; Syntenic homolog of Saccharomyces cerevisiae YMR023C (MSS1)): MSPLILKRWASVPATVHLPTIYALSTPAGHKSAIAVVRISGTHSKLIYHKLTKSNSPPISRRASLRNLYYPAGLGKKDLLDSSLTLYLQQPGTFTGEDMLELHLHGGKAVVSSVLKAIESLHDADGGVDIRYAQPGEFSMRGFQNGKFDLTQIEGIGELIDAETEMQRKSSISSVRGKNYKMFLAWRKQIVENVAQLTAIIDFGEDADISNTEDLLQGVFQNIVKLKQEVEEFIRKTEKGAMLQSGIRLTLLGAPNAGKSSLLNKFTEEETAIVSSIPGTTRDSIDVPLDINGYKVVFCDTAGIRAHTSDEIEQLGISRTKKKIVDSDIVLLLIDPSGKELVKDELKTLLCSAEMEDKEVIVVINKADLLQKQHLQAIKDRLATEFNTKYPVIVISCLEKGGTAPLTDLLPKCFEEICGSVDKEPVLVSKRVQEILRNDVLYGIDQFAIFAPEGDVVMASEALSCASTGLGKITGEAVGVEEILGVVFSKFCVGK; encoded by the coding sequence CAGTTCATTTGCCGACGATATATGCACTCTCAACTCCTGCTGGTCATAAATCAGCCATAGCTGTTGTTAGGATCTCAGGAACTCATAGCAAACTTATATACCATAAGCTGACTAAAAGCAATTCTCCACCAATTAGCCGCCGCGCTTCGCTGAGAAACCTCTATTATCCTGCAGGATTGGGTAAGAAAGATTTACTCGACAGTTCGCTGACATTGTACCTGCAACAGCCTGGGACGTTTACTGGGGAAGATATGCTAGAGCTTCATCTGCATGGAGGTAAAGCCGTTGTTAGTAGTGTTCTAAAAGCCATAGAATCGCTTCACGATGCAGATGGTGGAGTGGATATCAGGTACGCTCAACCTGGGGAGTTTTCGATGCGGGGATTTCAAAATGGGAAATTTGACCTTACTCAAATCGAAGGGATTGGTGAATTGATTGATGCAGAAACTGAGATGCAGCGTAAAAGTTCAATTTCGAGTGTCAGAGGGAAGAATTATAAGATGTTTCTGGCTTGGAGAAAGCAAATTGTAGAGAACGTTGCACAGCTAACCGCTATCATTGATTTTGGAGAAGACGCTGACATTTCTAACACAGAGGATCTGCTACAAGGCGTTTTCCAGAATATAGTGAAATTGAAGCAGGAAGTTGAGGAGTTTATTCGAAAGACTGAGAAAGGGGCAATGCTGCAGAGCGGGATCAGGCTTACTCTGCTTGGAGCTCCAAATGCAGGAAAGTCATCATTACTAAACAAATTTACAGAGGAAGAAACAGCTATAGTGAGCAGTATACCGGGTACTACTCGGGATTCTATAGACGTGCCACTAGATATCAACGGTTACAAGGTAGTATTCTGTGATACCGCTGGGATACGAGCACATACGTCTGACGAGATAGAACAACTTGGTATCAGCCGCACTAAAAAGAAGATTGTCGACAGCGACATAGTCTTGCTGCTTATAGACCCCTCTGGTAAAGAGCTCGTAAAGGATGAACTGAAAACGCTCCTATGTAGTGCGGAAATGGAAGACAAAGAAGTGATTGTTGTCATAAATAAAGCGGACCTCCTTCAAAAACAGCATTTGCAAGCCATAAAAGACCGCCTGGCTACTGAATTTAACACGAAATATCCTGTCATAGTCATATCGTGTCTTGAAAAGGGTGGTACCGCTCCACTGACTGATTTGCTCCCAAAATGTTTTGAGGAGATTTGTGGATCTGTGGACAAAGAGCCTGTGCTTGTATCTAAGAGAGTACAAGAAATACTGAGGAATGATGTTCTATATGGCATAGATCAATTTGCCATCTTCGCACCAGAAGGAGATGTAGTCATGGCTTCAGAAGCGCTAAGCTGCGCTTCTACTGGTCTTGGAAAAATTACTGGCGAAGCTGTTGGTGTTGAGGAAATCCTTGGTGTAGTATTTTCCAAATTTTGTGTAGGTAAGTAA
- the FMS1 gene encoding polyamine oxidase (Syntenic homolog of Ashbya gossypii ABR057W; Syntenic homolog of Saccharomyces cerevisiae YMR020W (FMS1)): MNLHNSKNYLVDIGMTEDDCEHIVVIIGAGTAGLKLASELYANGVKKCIVLEARERTGGRILTVNSDVFPDRVYDLGASWHHDTLDNGLFKEECSLPPSERAEYAFDDDYLTVVDMQGRKLDYNRDLHLEILQQELDQYIENKYYESIETKDMSYYEIVMLYLHERRNQLTDDQIRYFTQFVRNVEFWHGGDWKLLSGKHSKMCFNGRNAFVSNYNKIFSRLEQSVPREWVKLNTEVSKIERRPGSVVVTTSTGARYVSKYCVVTVPQSVLELSLSKERVPGRIEFAPQLNKNIRDALKVSHFGSLGKIIFEFEEATWSNELWTLMVVPETMNDFVNVVRSEPDFQALLSRLNAEEGVSLIEHPSLFLNLASKTGTPSLMCFTQQPLTEYIEGLHPAKIVELMKPVLNRALAALGSSSECIVDLENQISSSSAGGTPILKNVIVSNWTKDSYSLGSYSFSRTNDDPLTAVLAFIDGQDMRIKFAGEHTVMDGNGCVYGAWESGKREANYILKQLKNKPCPNH; encoded by the coding sequence ATGAACCTTCATAACTCGAAGAACTATTTAGTGGACATTGGCATGACAGAAGATGATTGTGAACATATTGTTGTTATTATAGGTGCTGGTACAGCAGGCCTGAAACTGGCTTCCGAATTGTATGCAAATGGGGTTAAGAAATGTATAGTTCTCGAGGCAAGGGAAAGGACAGGTGGTCGAATTTTGACAGTCAACAGTGATGTGTTTCCAGATAGAGTTTATGATCTGGGCGCATCGTGGCATCATGATACGCTCGATAATGGTCTTTTTAAGGAAGAATGCAGTCTTCCGCCAAGCGAAAGAGCAGAGTACGCTTTTGATGACGACTACCTTACCGTTGTGGATATGCAAGGCAGAAAATTGGACTACAATCGAGATTTACACTTGGAAATCCTCCAGCAGGAACTAGACCaatatattgaaaataaatatTATGAGTCGATCGAAACGAAAGACATGTCATATTACGAGATTGTCATGCTATATCTTCATGAAAGAAGGAATCAGCTGACAGATGATCAGATCAGGTACTTCACGCAATTTGTGAGAAATGTGGAATTTTGGCATGGCGGGGATTGGAAACTCTTAAGTGGAAAGCATTCCAAGATGTGTTTTAATGGACGGAATGCGTTCGTTTCTAACTACAATAAGATTTTCAGCAGGCTGGAGCAATCTGTGCCAAGAGAATGGGTGAAGTTAAACACTGAGGTATCGAAGATTGAGCGACGACCCGGCAGTGTGGTTGTAACCACTAGTACGGGAGCACGTTATGTTTCGAAGTACTGCGTTGTGACCGTCCCACAAAGTGTGTTAGAGCTGTCGCTGAGTAAAGAAAGAGTTCCTGGTAGGATTGAGTTTGCACCGCAGCTAAACAAAAACATCCGTGACGCGCTTAAAGTTAGTCACTTTGGTTCTTTGGGGAAAATCATTTTTGAATTTGAAGAGGCTACTTGGAGTAATGAGCTTTGGACGCTCATGGTCGTTCCTGAGACTATGAATGATTTTGTTAATGTTGTAAGGTCAGAGCCTGACTTCCAGGCACTCTTGTCCAGACTGAATGCAGAAGAAGGGGTATCTCTAATAGAACATCCTTCTTTGTTCCTCAACCTTGCTTCTAAAACTGGCACACCTTCTTTGATGTGCTTTACACAGCAGCCATTAACCGAGTATATAGAAGGGTTACATCCTGCTAAGATTGTTGAACTGATGAAACCAGTCTTAAATCGCGCTTTGGCAGCACTAGGCTCATCAAGTGAGTGCATAGTCGATCTCGAAAACCAAATATCAAGCAGTTCAGCCGGAGGTACTCCTATACTAAAAAACGTCATTGTTAGCAATTGGACGAAGGACAGCTACTCATTAGGTTCTTACTCGTTTTCCCGGACCAATGACGATCCTCTGACCGCCGTTCTTGCCTTTATCGACGGTCAAGATATGCGTATTAAGTTTGCGGGTGAGCATACTGTTATGGATGGTAATGGATGCGTTTACGGAGCCTGGGAGAGCGGTAAGCGAGAGGCTAATTACATCCTGAAACAGCTAAAAAACAAACCTTGTCCTAATCATTAA
- the ANR2 gene encoding Anr2p (Syntenic homolog of Ashbya gossypii ABR061C; Syntenic homolog of Saccharomyces cerevisiae YKL047W) has translation MSYSPILYQNDSNKFKLTSPPHRIPLSGMCLTKFDVKRGNTLVWSATVSPDVNLLNIEFKTLPSGIHEQEKDWISFVIPKSNGEFYYGIALFSQNGIKLAGEEVTGHIDRKKVSMYSLAVIVDPELDPHGGEDYGYYNLKSNAYISANEYMDDMEVLIEQYLESESENEILERFFNSNKLVCAQGVPFTNPAGKLVTDHMPYLSERSRRTSGLSKEDNIPSATHSSWLHRIPEFFKRLGPLMFTLWKSCLLRERILIVHNRGDSFENTNALVYCLSILSYVPRGLGDDDDKSEYLQTLYTIGVTDLEYLTGLVSNALSSASVDKYDLPSFIACTSDEVLAQRSELFDLVLNLSVDTGIEVLKYDQLIKATPTDWAAFRYLSELYLDYEFNDEEISNYLTNVEPLSWSQYLIDAFCWWATAGYFQPSYYSFDAVRICDPIIEKSELETVIGLLENFHDRTNLLYNTLQGFTRADSSDEEDSLLVMSPFFLSKCGLDCFSSQDYQLVRYLCEKWFNKMVEIRLLHFRPAC, from the coding sequence ATGTCATACTCTCCTATACTTTATCAAAATGACTCTAACAAGTTTAAGTTAACTTCTCCTCCTCATAGAATACCTCTTAGTGGGATGTGCCTTACTAAATTTGACGTTAAACGAGGAAATACTCTAGTATGGAGCGCGACAGTATCACCAGATGTCAACCTGTTGAATATTGAGTTCAAAACATTACCTTCTGGTATCCATGAGCAAGAGAAAGACTGGATCAGCTTTGTAATTCCCAAAAGTAATGGGGAGTTCTACTACGGTATTGCACTGTTCTCTCAAAATGGGATAAAACTGGCAGGTGAAGAGGTCACAGGTCATATTGATAGAAAAAAGGTTTCAATGTATTCTCTCGCGGTAATTGTTGATCCAGAATTGGATCCACATGGCGGTGAAGATTATGGCTATTATAATTTGAAATCGAATGCTTATATTTCAGCTAATGAATATATGGACGATATGGAAGTTTTAATAGAGCAGTACCTAGAGAGCGAATCCGAAAATGAGATACTGGAGCGATTCTTCAATAGCAATAAATTAGTCTGTGCTCAAGGGGTGCCGTTCACGAATCCAGCAGGGAAACTGGTTACAGACCATATGCCATATTTGAGTGAGCGTTCCAGAAGAACTAGTGGCTTATCTAAGGAAGATAATATCCCCTCTGCTACTCATTCTTCATGGCTACATCGCATTCCGGAGTTTTTTAAACGGCTTGGGCCCTTAATGTTTACGCTTTGGAAATCATGTTTACTGCGAGAAAGGATATTGATTGTTCATAACCGTGGCGACTCTTTTGAAAATACCAATGCGCTAGTTTACTGTTTGTCTATCCTGTCGTATGTGCCGAGAGGTTTAGGTGATGATGACGACAAAAGTGAATATTTACAGACTTTGTACACTATAGGAGTTACGGATTTGGAATATTTAACTGGGTTGGTATCCAACGCTTTAAGCAGCGCAAGTGTTGACAAGTATGACCTACCTAGCTTTATTGCATGTACTAGCGATGAAGTTCTGGCTCAAAGGTCCGAGTTATTTGATCTAGTGTTGAACCTTTCTGTTGATACCGGTATTGAAGTTTTAAAGTATGATCAACTTATTAAAGCGACGCCAACTGACTGGGCTGCATTCAGGTATCTTTCGGAGCTTTATTTAGATTATGAGTTTAATGATGAGGAAATCTCTAACTACCTAACGAATGTGGAACCGCTCTCATGGTCGCAGTATCTAATTGATGCGTTCTGTTGGTGGGCAACAGCGGGTTACTTTCAACCGAGCTACTATAGTTTTGACGCCGTAAGGATTTGCGATCCGATAATTGAAAAGAGTGAGTTAGAAACCGTTATAGGTTTGCTTGAGAATTTCCACGATCGGACTAATCTATTATATAATACACTACAAGGGTTTACAAGAGCTGACTCCAGTGATGAGGAGGATTCATTATTGGTAATGTCGCCATTTTTTCTTTCCAAATGCGGCTTGGACTGCTTTAGCTCCCAAGACTATCAGTTAGTTAGATACCTGTGTGAAAAATGGTTCAATAAAATGGTTGAAATACGATTGTTACATTTCCGTCCAGCATGCTAA
- the BLI1 gene encoding Bli1p (Syntenic homolog of Ashbya gossypii ABR062W; Syntenic homolog of Saccharomyces cerevisiae YKL061W (BLI1)), with translation MKEKQLRRHLDKCVDDMQIHVDLMSARAISKFTADTNANYEWLNQIKQRHSTRHKEELRNYFLLKAEYEKKVEVLDSKVTYLEQLAEELCEFQNELAVKVQRVKRAAKVADDEEC, from the coding sequence ATGAAGGAGAAGCAGTTGCGCAGACACTTGGATAAGTGTGTTGATGATATGCAAATTCATGTAGATTTGATGAGCGCCAGAGCGATTTCCAAGTTTACTGCGGATACGAATGCGAACTATGAATGGTTAAATCAAATAAAGCAAAGACATTCAACTAGACATAAGGAAGAGTTGCGCAACTATTTCTTATTAAAGGCTGAATACGAGAAGAAGGTCGAAGTTTTAGATTCTAAGGTGACGTACCTTGAACAATTGGCTGAGGAACTTTGCGAATTCCAAAATGAACTTGCAGTTAAGGTACAGAGGGTTAAAAGGGCAGCTAAAGTTGCCGATGATGAAGAATGTTAA
- the UBC7 gene encoding E2 ubiquitin-conjugating protein UBC7 (Syntenic homolog of Ashbya gossypii ABR059W; Syntenic homolog of Saccharomyces cerevisiae YMR022W (UBC7)) — MSKTAQKRLMKELQQLLKDSPEGIVAGPVTEDNLFLWDCLIEGPPDSPYEGGVFNAKLKFPTDYPLSPPKLTFTPSVLHPNVYPNGEVCISILHAPGEDPNMYEDASERWSPVQSVEKILLSVMSMLSEPNVESGANIDACILWRDNRPDFIRQVKLSILKSLGF; from the coding sequence ATGTCAAAAACTGCACAGAAACGTTTGATGAAGGAGTTACAGCAGCTGCTCAAGGACAGCCCAGAGGGTATTGTTGCCGGCCCTGTAACAGAAGACAACCTCTTTCTATGGGACTGTCTCATAGAAGGCCCCCCTGATTCACCGTATGAAGGCGGTGTATTTAACGCAAAATTAAAGTTCCCAACAGACTACCCACTCTCTCCCCCAAAGCTTACATTCACACCGAGTGTACTACATCCTAATGTGTACCCTAATGGTGAGGTGTGTATTTCGATTCTTCATGCGCCAGGCGAGGACCCAAACATGTATGAAGATGCAAGCGAACGGTGGTCCCCAGTCCAGAGTGTCGAGAAGATCTTATTGAGTGTCATGAGCATGCTAAGCGAGCCAAATGTCGAGTCTGGGGCCAACATTGACGCCTGCATTTTATGGAGAGACAACAGGCCGGACTTCATCCGGCAGGTAAAACTGTCCATACTAAAGTCACTAGGCTTCTAA
- a CDS encoding glycoside hydrolase family 76 protein (Syntenic homolog of Ashbya gossypii ABR060W; Syntenic homolog of Saccharomyces cerevisiae YKL046C (DCW1)), whose translation MKVLLGLLLLLARFCYGLQLDLDNLDSLKAATGLVADGLMDYYSGKKPGGTVGMFTNPYYWWQAGAAWGSILDFGFYMENNTYEAEMVEALLAQVGDRKDYVPFEQATSLGNDDQAFWALAAMAAAERNVTNPPEDQPQWLALAQAVFNTMASRWDDSTCGGGLRWQIFKFNDGYDYKNSVSNGALFHIASRLARYTGNNTYADWAEKTFDWMHEVGFIADVNGWHFVYDGASADDDCKNIAKLQWTYNQGLILAGCAYLYNYTGSDIWHQRTQDFLKSSIVFFNDKDVLFEAACQGVASGGANTCNVDQRSFKAYFSRFLGLTAQLVPESRTQIMKWLRASALGAASSCSGGYDGHTCGMNWFLGKWDGVFGLGEQMAALEVFQNLRCLDRPAPYTAADGGSSIGDPAAGTTPTKFSAPPLNLKAGDKAGAAILTAVLGISIVSCAIWLFI comes from the coding sequence ATGAAAGTTTTACTAGGATTGTTGCTATTGCTGGCGCGATTTTGCTATGGTTTGCAACTAGATCTTGATAATCTGGATTCATTAAAGGCTGCAACCGGCTTGGTTGCAGATGGTTTAATGGACTACTATTCCGGAAAGAAGCCCGGAGGAACAGTTGGTATGTTCACCAATCCCTATTACTGGTGGCAGGCTGGTGCAGCGTGGGGATCAATTCTTGATTTTGGCTTTTACATGGAAAATAACACTTATGAGGCTGAAATGGTGGAGGCATTGCTGGCTCAAGTCGGTGACAGAAAAGACTACGTTCCTTTTGAGCAGGCGACTTCGCTTGGTAACGATGACCAGGCATTTTGGGCATTAGCTGCTATGGCTGCCGCAGAAAGGAATGTAACTAATCCTCCTGAGGATCAGCCACAATGGCTGGCCTTGGCACAAGCTGTTTTTAACACAATGGCTTCGCGATGGGACGATTCTACATGTGGTGGTGGTTTGAGATGGCAGATTTTCAAGTTTAATGATGGTTACGACTACAAAAACTCTGTTTCAAACGGTGCTTTGTTCCACATTGCATCCAGATTGGCTCGTTACACTGGTAATAACACGTATGCTGACTGGGCGGAAAAGACTTTTGATTGGATGCATGAAGTTGGTTTCATTGCGGATGTTAATGGTTGGCATTTCGTTTATGATGGTGCATCTGCTGACGATGATTGCAAAAATATAGCTAAGTTGCAATGGACCTACAACCAAGGTCTAATACTTGCTGGATGTGCATACCTTTACAACTATACCGGCTCCGATATATGGCATCAGAGAACGCAGGACTttttaaaatcttcaatTGTGTTCTTCAACGATAAAGACGTTTTATTTGAAGCTGCTTGCCAAGGTGTCGCTTCAGGTGGTGCGAACACTTGTAATGTTGACCAAAGGTCATTCAAGGCATACTTTTCAAGGTTCCTCGGGTTGACTGCGCAATTAGTCCCTGAATCAAGAACACAAATCATGAAGTGGCTACGTGCCAGTGCTCTCGGAGCTGCCTCGTCTTGCTCAGGCGGTTATGACGGACATACTTGTGGAATGAATTGGTTCCTTGGCAAATGGGATGGTGTCTTCGGTCTAGGAGAACAGATGGCAGCATTAGAGGTTTTCCAAAACCTTCGCTGTTTAGATAGACCTGCACCGTATACTGCTGCTGACGGTGGTTCAAGTATTGGTGATCCTGCAGCTGGTACTACACCAACCAAATTCAGTGCACCTCCATTAAATCTAAAGGCAGGTGATAAAGCAGGTGCTGCAATTCTCACAGCCGTGCTTGGGATATCCATAGTGTCATGCGCCATCTGGTTGTTCATCTAA
- the MAC1 gene encoding Mac1p (Syntenic homolog of Ashbya gossypii ABR058C; Syntenic homolog of Saccharomyces cerevisiae YMR021C (MAC1)) has protein sequence MIIVDGDKYSCVACIRGHRSSTCRHTDRMLVKVRTRGRPSPMDIRKVIMVDANSKLATSDADSGEDESSSSGCCSGSVSTAVSGRELCTKMNKQPILFLKALETRKGLLVDGALKIMVEQKGPDSAKKFNFVSEKEFMLKHVDGYSGSDDDACSCKHRAKRQKVSSTENENGCAEKNYTPSSSSNGVLWPDPALAVNGSRPVLHDMVEAFTYKGVYLSTQCSCDDNLCQCANCLIHRKEEELNDFIQQSGIPLTSLGSGSNPHVYPLLDDREGQLTELTQEQQNGRAGSLTSLEHTENGEKHTAKVSSATCKCTPANCICLNCDEHPPEIISMNKILLQGLVNLKLKRKILIQYRGKLFPSKFWWDLLSVRLPSMSSEELESLDLLQWFDNILETHSTGLPSAEAILPELHDMLKDF, from the coding sequence ATGATAATTGTTGACGGCGACAAATACTCATGTGTGGCTTGCATCAGGGGGCATAGATCTTCTACGTGTCGCCATACGGATAGGATGTTGGTTAAAGTTAGGACTAGAGGACGACCATCACCTATGGACATTCGAAAAGTGATCATGGTTGATGCGAACTCGAAATTGGCTACTTCCGACGCTGATTCTGGTGAAGATGAGTCTAGTTCATCGGGATGCTGTTCTGGGAGTGTTTCTACGGCAGTAAGTGGTAGAGAGTTGTGTACAAAGATGAACAAGCAGCCTATTCTTTTCCTGAAGGCTTTAGAGACCCGGAAGGGTTTGCTTGTAGATGGTGCACTGAAGATCATGGTCGAGCAAAAGGGACCCGACTCTGCTAAAAAGTTTAATTTTGTATCTGAAAAGGAGTTTATGTTGAAGCATGTAGATGGTTATAGTGGAAGTGATGATGACGCTTGCTCATGCAAACACAGAGCCAAACGCCAGAAGGTGTCTTCCACCGAGAATGAGAACGGTTGCGCTGAGAAGAACTACACTccttcatcttcttcaaacGGCGTGCTATGGCCTGATCCAGCGCTGGCAGTGAACGGGAGTAGACCAGTTTTGCACGATATGGTAGAAGCGTTTACCTATAAAGGTGTATATCTCAGTACCCAATGTTCTTGCGATGATAACCTTTGTCAGTGTGCTAACTGCTTAATCCACAGGAAAGAAGAAGAGCTGAATGACTTTATTCAGCAGTCGGGTATTCCACTCACGTCGTTGGGTTCCGGCAGCAACCCACATGTTTATCCACTGTTGGACGATCGCGAAGGGCAACTTACTGAGTTAACCCAAGAACAGCAAAACGGCAGAGCCGGGTCACTCACTTCGTTAGAGCATACCGAAAACGGTGAAAAGCATACGGCTAAAGTATCTTCGGCTACTTGTAAATGCACACCAGCTAACTGTATTTGTTTAAATTGTGATGAACATCCTCCAGAAATTATTTCTATGAACAAGATTCTATTACAGGGTCTTGTGAATTTAAAGCTAAAGCGGAAAATACTAATCCAATATCGTGGGAAACTTTTTCCTTCGAAGTTTTGGTGGGATCTTTTATCTGTTCGGTTACCTTCAATGTCTTCAGAAGAGCTAGAATCACTAGATCTGCTACAATGGTTTGATAATATATTAGAAACCCATTCTACAGGCCTTCCGAGCGCTGAAGCTATCCTTCCTGAGTTACACGACATGTTAAAAGACTTTTAG
- a CDS encoding glycoside hydrolase family 76 protein (Syntenic homolog of Ashbya gossypii ABR060W; Syntenic homolog of Saccharomyces cerevisiae YKL046C (DCW1)) — MLSLSLVLAAILVSFRHFSWGMELDLDDPDSLRLATALLADGILDYYSGKDPGGTVGMFTNPYYWWQAGAAWGSILDYGFYMENNTYEGHLIEAMLAQVGERIDYVPAEQATTEGNDDQAFWGMTAMAATERNLTNPPEGQPQWLALAQAVFNTMASRWDDSTCGGGLRWQIFKFNDGYDYKNSVSNGALFHIASRLARYTGNNTYVEWAEKTYDWMQDVGFIADINGWHFVYDGAPVEGDCRNTSRLQWTYNHGLILSGCAYLYNYTGSDIWHERTRNFLQSAVVFFDDDEILHEAACQGVGPDGVNTCNVDQRSFKAYFSRFLGLTAQLVPESRTQIMSWLRASALAAASSCSGGYDGHTCGMNWFIGHWDGVYGLGEQMAALEVFQNLRCLDRPAPYTAADGGSSIGNFAAGTTPVKYRAPPLNINRGDIGGAVIITTIIGITIAVCVVWLVI, encoded by the coding sequence ATGTTAAGTTTGTCCCTAGTATTAGCCGCTATATTGGTGTCCTTTAGACACTTTAGTTGGGGCATGGAACTTGATCTCGATGACCCAGACTCCTTAAGGTTAGCCACGGCGTTGCTGGCAGACGGTATCCTTGATTACTATTCAGGGAAGGATCCTGGAGGCACAGTGGGTATGTTTACTAACCCATACTATTGGTGGCAAGCAGGTGCTGCTTGGGGATCAATTCTTGATTATGGGTTCTATATGGAAAACAACACGTACGAAGGACATTTAATTGAAGCTATGTTGGCACAAGTAGGGGAAAGAATTGATTATGTTCCTGCAGAACAAGCAACAACCGAAGGTAACGATGATCAAGCATTTTGGGGAATGACAGCAATGGCGGCAACGGAAAGAAACCTCACCAACCCCCCTGAAGGCCAGCCACAGTGGTTGGCGTTAGCACAAGCTGTGTTTAACACAATGGCTTCGCGATGGGACGATTCTACATGTGGTGGTGGTTTGCGATGGCAAATTTTCAAGTTTAATGATGGTTATGATTACAAAAACTCTGTTTCAAACGGTGCTTTGTTCCATATTGCATCCAGATTGGCTCGTTACACTGGTAATAACACGTATGTTGAATGGGCAGAAAAGACCTATGACTGGATGCAGGATGTTGGTTTCATTGCAGATATTAACGGCTGGCATTTCGTTTATGATGGGGCACCTGTAGAGGGTGATTGTCGGAACACTTCTAGGTTGCAATGGACTTACAATCACGGTTTAATCCTTTCTGGATGTGCATATCTTTACAATTATACTGGCTCCGATATATGGCATGAGAGAACGCGTAACTTTTTACAATCTGCAGTTGTGTTCTTTGACGATGACGAGATTTTGCATGAAGCTGCTTGCCAAGGCGTCGGACCGGATGGTGTGAACACTTGTAATGTTGACCAAAGGTCATTCAAGGCATACTTTTCAAGGTTTCTCGGGTTAACCGCCCAATTAGTCCCTGAGTCTAGAACACAGATCATGAGTTGGCTACGCGCCAGTGCTCTTGCGGCTGCCTCGTCTTGCTCAGGCGGTTATGACGGACATACTTGTGGAATGAATTGGTTCATTGGCCATTGGGATGGAGTCTATGGTCTAGGAGAACAGATGGCAGCATTAGAGGTTTTCCAAAACCTTCGCTGTTTAGATAGACCTGCACCGTATACTGCTGCTGACGGTGGTTCAAGCATCGGTAATTTTGCCGCAGGTACAACACCAGTTAAATATAGAGCTCCACCATTAAACATAAATCGCGGAGACATAGGAGGAGCAGTAATAATAACAACTATAATAGGAATTACCATAGCAGTATGTGTGGTTTGGTTAGTGATTTAG